A region of Vitis vinifera cultivar Pinot Noir 40024 chromosome 15, ASM3070453v1 DNA encodes the following proteins:
- the LOC104881955 gene encoding putative F-box protein At5g55150: MVPTDNSTDRRCLYDVTRKSLCEFQYYNIRCGGCSHGWLILVEESFEVTLFNPFSGKAIHLPPLKRLVFEKRYRDEFDEMSALPHLQMVEYEKRMREECDEDEIELEGHNQEEEEEEEGEGEIEQVEGDADFKAERLHQSDYSIVRGVLSSDPDVNMNDYVLMVIYGSQERLALIKSGDKHWTYIDKNVCGFFKSTYSKCMVFPDRGLWHWKDIICSNGLFYVLDHLGVLLSCDVSSNLKLKRFTELDTDTLHRNARHKTYLVESPEGDLLRVIKIGDDEDDSMTTIGFMIYKLVDSLENPKWSRVRSLGDVSLFLGDNHSTSVRASDFTGCQPNSIFFCDDYFEYYYLRGGPTDIGVCDLHDGTIRRHYSLHSSQKLMPPPLWILPKFVCSHISS, encoded by the coding sequence ATGGTTCCCACAGACAATAGCACGGATAGGCGTTGTTTATATGATGTCACACGAAAAAGTCTCTGCGAGTTTCAGTATTACAATATAAGGTGTGGCGGATGTTCTCATGGTTGGTTGATTCTGGTGGAAGAGTCCTTTGAGGTAACCCTCTTCAACCCATTCTCTGGAAAAGCCATTCATCTTCCGCCTCTCAAAAGATTAGTATTTGAAAAACGTTATCGggatgaatttgatgaaatgtCAGCTCTTCCTCATCTTCAAATGGTTGAATACGAAAAGCGAATGCGAGAAGAATGTGATGAAGATGAAATAGAACTTGAAGGACATAACcaagaggaagaagaggaagaagagggCGAAGGAGAAATTGAACAAGTTGAAGGAGATGCGGATTTTAAGGCTGAAAGATTGCACCAGAGCGACTATTCAATAGTAAGGGGTGTATTATCATCCGATCCTGATGTGAACATGAATGATTATGTACTCATGGTAATATATGGTTCGCAGGAAAGACTAGCACTCATCAAATCAGGTGATAAACATTGGACTTACATTGACAAAAATGTTTGCGGTTTCTTTAAAAGCACCTATTCCAAATGTATGGTGTTCCCTGACAGAGGGTTATGGCATTGGAAAGATATCATTTGTAGCAATGGGTTATTCTATGTATTAGACCACCTCGGTGTGCTTTTATCTTGTGACGTGAGTAgcaatttgaaattgaaaaggTTTACTGAACTTGATACCGATACTCTCCACCGGAATGCCCGTCACAAAACATATTTGGTAGAATCTCCCGAAGGAGATCTCTTACGAGTTATAAAGATAggtgatgatgaagatgatagTATGACCACCATTGGATTCATGATTTATAAGTTAGTAGATTCTTTAGAGAATCCAAAATGGAGCAGGGTTCGTAGCTTGGGCGATGTTTCCTTATTTTTGGGAGACAACCATTCAACTTCTGTCAGAGCTTCTGATTTTACAGGATGTCAGCCAAATTCCATATTCTTTTGTGATGATTACTTCGAGTACTATTATTTACGTGGAGGCCCTACTGACATCGGTGTGTGTGATTTACATGATGGAACGATTAGAAGACATTATTCACTCCATTCTTCCCAGAAGTTGATGCCACCCCCGCTTTGGATTTTGCCTAAGTTTGTATGTAGCCATATTTCTTCTTGA
- the LOC100260175 gene encoding non-specific lipid-transfer protein, translating to MSRVLGSLIIVLLVWSSAMAEPSCPRVIREVAPCLSFFQDDGPAKPSKRCCEGVTEVNGMAKTKKDRVAICECLKQTLNYIDYDPKRIPLLGKQCGLTIDLPPTGQNTNCSQVAY from the exons ATGAGTCGAGTACTGGGGTCTCTGATCATAGTGTTGTTAGTTTGGAGCTCAGCCATGGCTGAGCCTTCATGTCCGAGGGTGATTCGGGAGGTTGCCCCCTGCCTTTCATTCTTTCAGGATGACGGTCCTGCCAAGCCATCTAAGCGTTGTTGCGAAGGTGTTACGGAGGTAAATGGAATGGCGAAAACCAAAAAAGATCGGGTCGCCATTTGTGAGTGCCTTAAGCAGACACTGAATTATATTGATTACGACCCCAAGCGCATTCCTCTTCTCGGCAAACAATGTGGGTTGACCATCGATCTGCCTCCTACCGGTCAAAATACAAACTGTAGCCA GGTGGCTTATTAA
- the LOC100249901 gene encoding cyclic nucleotide-gated ion channel 1 isoform X2 — translation MHFSFMPLLLIVIFRTGFVAPSSRVFGDGVLIDDSSVIAKRYLPYFVIDILSILPLPQVAVFIVNPQLKSPVSFIRKDFLKFVILSQLVPRLVRIYPLYKEVTTTSGILIETAWAGAAINLFFYMLASHVVGAFWYLLSIERQDQCWRNWCGAHNVSCSYLYCGGDRIHNDLAERYALLNASCPLSEPDGIENSTVFNFGIFIKALQSRVVETRDFPYKFSYCFWWGLRNISSLGSNLDTSPFIGEVLFAVFISIFGLILFSLLVGNMQKYLQNLQSIAARIEEEREKRKNTELWMSHRILPEHLRIRIRQYRQYKWKKTKGVDENGLINDLPKDLRRDIKRHLRLALLMRMPVFERFDELLLDAICDRLKPVLYTEGSYIVREGDPIDEMLFIVRGKLRSISTDGGRTGFLNLIYLEAGDFYGEELLPWALESQSSPFHPISTRTISAVTEVEASALTAHDLKSLISYHFSHPLPRKQLVQSLRLWSQKWRTWAACFIQVAWWRYQKRKQNKALQEAEDRLRDALSKAVGTSTTLGATNYASRFAANMLRILRRNGGSRARLPQRSWFALPPKPRDPQLTI, via the exons atgcatttttcttttatgcCCCTGTTATTAATCGTCATA TTCCGCACTGGTTTTGTTGCCCCTTCTTCTCGAGTATTTGGAGATGGTGTATTAATTGATGATTCTTCAGTTATAGCGAAAAGATACTTGCCCTACTTCGTCATCGACATTCTATCAATTTTACCCCTCCCACAG GTAGCAGTTTTTATTGTCAACCCACAATTGAAAAGTCCAGTTTCATTCATTAGGAAGGACTTCTTGAAGTTTGTTATTCTCTCCCAATTAGTGCCAAGACTTGTGCGGATCTACCCACTATATAAAGAAGTAACTACAACTTCTGGCATACTTATTGAAACGGCATGGGCTGGTGCTGCTATCAATCTCTTCTTCTATATGCTAGCCAGTCAT GTGGTTGGAGCCTTTTGGTACTTGCTGTCTATAGAGAGGCAAGATCAGTGTTGGCGTAATTGGTGTGGGGCACATAATGTGAGTTGTTCATATTTATATTGTGGAGGAGACCGAATACACAATGACCTTGCTGAGCGATATGCATTACTAAATGCTTCTTGCCCTCTTAGTGAACCAGATGGAATTGAAAATTCCACAGTTTTTAACTTTGGAATATTCATTAAGGCTCTTCAGTCTCGGGTTGTGGAAACAAGAGATTTTCCATATAAGTTTTCTTATTGCTTTTGGTGGGGTCTGCGAAATATTAG tTCTCTGGGTTCAAACCTTGATACAAGCCCTTTCATTGGAGAGGTTCTGTTTGCTGTCTTTATTTCCATATTTGGattgatattattttcattacttGTTGGCAATATGCAG AAATATCTGCAAAATCTGCAATCCATAGCTGCTAGAATTGAAgaggaaagagagaaaaggaaaaacactGAGCTGTGGATGTCCCACCGCATCCTTCCTGAGCACCTGAGGATTCGGATTAGGCAGTATAGACagtacaaatggaaaaaaaccaAGGGTGTTGACGAAAATGGGCTTATCAATGACCTTCCGAAGGACCTCCGAAGAGACATAAAGCGGCATCTCCGTTTGGCTCTACTTATGAGA atgCCAGTGTTTGAAAGATTTGATGAGCTACTGTTGGATGCAATTTGTGATCGCCTCAAGCCAGTTCTTTATACAGAAGGTAGCTACATTGTCCGTGAGGGGGATCCAATTGATGAAATGCTCTTTATCGTGCGAGGCAAACTAAGAAGCATAAGCACAGATGGTGGAAGAACTGGCTTCCTCAACTTAATTTATCTTGAGGCTGGTGATTTCTATGGAGAAGAGCTTCTTCCATGGGCCTTGGAGTCCCAGTCCTCTCCATTTCACCCCATCTCAACCAGAACCATAAGTGCCGTAACAGAGGTTGAAGCCTCTGCTCTAACGGCTCATGACTTGAAGTCTCTGATCTCCTATCACTTCTCGCATCCTCTTCCCAGAAAGCAGCTTGTGCAGAGTCTCAG GTTGTGGTCACAGAAGTGGAGGACATGGGCTGCCTGTTTTATACAAGTAGCTTGGTGGCGTTACCAGAAGAGGAAGCAAAATAAGGCCTTACAGGAGGCAGAAGACAGGTTGCGAGATGCTTTGTCGAAAGCAGTAGGCACCTCTACAACCTTGGGCGCCACTAATTATGCATCGAGGTTTGCTGCCAATATGTTACGAATCTTGAGGCGCAATGGTGGTAGCAGAGCCAGATTGCCACAAAGATCATGGTTCGCGCTGCCTCCTAAGCCACGTGATCCCCAGCTTACCATCTGA
- the LOC100249901 gene encoding cyclic nucleotide-gated ion channel 1 isoform X1, with the protein MNFKLVNPWSRKTILDPEGSFLQTWNKIFLVSCVLAISLDAFFFYAPVINRHSTCLDLDDRLQIVACVLRTLIDVFYILHIIFQFRTGFVAPSSRVFGDGVLIDDSSVIAKRYLPYFVIDILSILPLPQVAVFIVNPQLKSPVSFIRKDFLKFVILSQLVPRLVRIYPLYKEVTTTSGILIETAWAGAAINLFFYMLASHVVGAFWYLLSIERQDQCWRNWCGAHNVSCSYLYCGGDRIHNDLAERYALLNASCPLSEPDGIENSTVFNFGIFIKALQSRVVETRDFPYKFSYCFWWGLRNISSLGSNLDTSPFIGEVLFAVFISIFGLILFSLLVGNMQKYLQNLQSIAARIEEEREKRKNTELWMSHRILPEHLRIRIRQYRQYKWKKTKGVDENGLINDLPKDLRRDIKRHLRLALLMRMPVFERFDELLLDAICDRLKPVLYTEGSYIVREGDPIDEMLFIVRGKLRSISTDGGRTGFLNLIYLEAGDFYGEELLPWALESQSSPFHPISTRTISAVTEVEASALTAHDLKSLISYHFSHPLPRKQLVQSLRLWSQKWRTWAACFIQVAWWRYQKRKQNKALQEAEDRLRDALSKAVGTSTTLGATNYASRFAANMLRILRRNGGSRARLPQRSWFALPPKPRDPQLTI; encoded by the exons ATGAATTTCAAGCTGGTTAATCCATGGTCCAGGAAGACAATTCTTGATCCAGAGGGATCATTTCTTCAGacatggaataaaatatttctagtCTCTTGTGTGCTTGCAATTTCCCTCgatgcatttttcttttatgcCCCTGTTATTAATCGTCATAGTACATGCCTAGATTTGGATGACCGATTGCAGATTGTTGCTTGTGTTCTTCGTACACTCATCGATGTCTTCTACATCCTTCATATTATCTTTCAGTTCCGCACTGGTTTTGTTGCCCCTTCTTCTCGAGTATTTGGAGATGGTGTATTAATTGATGATTCTTCAGTTATAGCGAAAAGATACTTGCCCTACTTCGTCATCGACATTCTATCAATTTTACCCCTCCCACAG GTAGCAGTTTTTATTGTCAACCCACAATTGAAAAGTCCAGTTTCATTCATTAGGAAGGACTTCTTGAAGTTTGTTATTCTCTCCCAATTAGTGCCAAGACTTGTGCGGATCTACCCACTATATAAAGAAGTAACTACAACTTCTGGCATACTTATTGAAACGGCATGGGCTGGTGCTGCTATCAATCTCTTCTTCTATATGCTAGCCAGTCAT GTGGTTGGAGCCTTTTGGTACTTGCTGTCTATAGAGAGGCAAGATCAGTGTTGGCGTAATTGGTGTGGGGCACATAATGTGAGTTGTTCATATTTATATTGTGGAGGAGACCGAATACACAATGACCTTGCTGAGCGATATGCATTACTAAATGCTTCTTGCCCTCTTAGTGAACCAGATGGAATTGAAAATTCCACAGTTTTTAACTTTGGAATATTCATTAAGGCTCTTCAGTCTCGGGTTGTGGAAACAAGAGATTTTCCATATAAGTTTTCTTATTGCTTTTGGTGGGGTCTGCGAAATATTAG tTCTCTGGGTTCAAACCTTGATACAAGCCCTTTCATTGGAGAGGTTCTGTTTGCTGTCTTTATTTCCATATTTGGattgatattattttcattacttGTTGGCAATATGCAG AAATATCTGCAAAATCTGCAATCCATAGCTGCTAGAATTGAAgaggaaagagagaaaaggaaaaacactGAGCTGTGGATGTCCCACCGCATCCTTCCTGAGCACCTGAGGATTCGGATTAGGCAGTATAGACagtacaaatggaaaaaaaccaAGGGTGTTGACGAAAATGGGCTTATCAATGACCTTCCGAAGGACCTCCGAAGAGACATAAAGCGGCATCTCCGTTTGGCTCTACTTATGAGA atgCCAGTGTTTGAAAGATTTGATGAGCTACTGTTGGATGCAATTTGTGATCGCCTCAAGCCAGTTCTTTATACAGAAGGTAGCTACATTGTCCGTGAGGGGGATCCAATTGATGAAATGCTCTTTATCGTGCGAGGCAAACTAAGAAGCATAAGCACAGATGGTGGAAGAACTGGCTTCCTCAACTTAATTTATCTTGAGGCTGGTGATTTCTATGGAGAAGAGCTTCTTCCATGGGCCTTGGAGTCCCAGTCCTCTCCATTTCACCCCATCTCAACCAGAACCATAAGTGCCGTAACAGAGGTTGAAGCCTCTGCTCTAACGGCTCATGACTTGAAGTCTCTGATCTCCTATCACTTCTCGCATCCTCTTCCCAGAAAGCAGCTTGTGCAGAGTCTCAG GTTGTGGTCACAGAAGTGGAGGACATGGGCTGCCTGTTTTATACAAGTAGCTTGGTGGCGTTACCAGAAGAGGAAGCAAAATAAGGCCTTACAGGAGGCAGAAGACAGGTTGCGAGATGCTTTGTCGAAAGCAGTAGGCACCTCTACAACCTTGGGCGCCACTAATTATGCATCGAGGTTTGCTGCCAATATGTTACGAATCTTGAGGCGCAATGGTGGTAGCAGAGCCAGATTGCCACAAAGATCATGGTTCGCGCTGCCTCCTAAGCCACGTGATCCCCAGCTTACCATCTGA
- the LOC100249901 gene encoding cyclic nucleotide-gated ion channel 1 isoform X3, translating to MKERNVDQSNGSFRTGFVAPSSRVFGDGVLIDDSSVIAKRYLPYFVIDILSILPLPQVAVFIVNPQLKSPVSFIRKDFLKFVILSQLVPRLVRIYPLYKEVTTTSGILIETAWAGAAINLFFYMLASHVVGAFWYLLSIERQDQCWRNWCGAHNVSCSYLYCGGDRIHNDLAERYALLNASCPLSEPDGIENSTVFNFGIFIKALQSRVVETRDFPYKFSYCFWWGLRNISSLGSNLDTSPFIGEVLFAVFISIFGLILFSLLVGNMQKYLQNLQSIAARIEEEREKRKNTELWMSHRILPEHLRIRIRQYRQYKWKKTKGVDENGLINDLPKDLRRDIKRHLRLALLMRMPVFERFDELLLDAICDRLKPVLYTEGSYIVREGDPIDEMLFIVRGKLRSISTDGGRTGFLNLIYLEAGDFYGEELLPWALESQSSPFHPISTRTISAVTEVEASALTAHDLKSLISYHFSHPLPRKQLVQSLRLWSQKWRTWAACFIQVAWWRYQKRKQNKALQEAEDRLRDALSKAVGTSTTLGATNYASRFAANMLRILRRNGGSRARLPQRSWFALPPKPRDPQLTI from the exons ATGAAAGAGAGGAATGTTGATCAAAGCAATGGCAGT TTCCGCACTGGTTTTGTTGCCCCTTCTTCTCGAGTATTTGGAGATGGTGTATTAATTGATGATTCTTCAGTTATAGCGAAAAGATACTTGCCCTACTTCGTCATCGACATTCTATCAATTTTACCCCTCCCACAG GTAGCAGTTTTTATTGTCAACCCACAATTGAAAAGTCCAGTTTCATTCATTAGGAAGGACTTCTTGAAGTTTGTTATTCTCTCCCAATTAGTGCCAAGACTTGTGCGGATCTACCCACTATATAAAGAAGTAACTACAACTTCTGGCATACTTATTGAAACGGCATGGGCTGGTGCTGCTATCAATCTCTTCTTCTATATGCTAGCCAGTCAT GTGGTTGGAGCCTTTTGGTACTTGCTGTCTATAGAGAGGCAAGATCAGTGTTGGCGTAATTGGTGTGGGGCACATAATGTGAGTTGTTCATATTTATATTGTGGAGGAGACCGAATACACAATGACCTTGCTGAGCGATATGCATTACTAAATGCTTCTTGCCCTCTTAGTGAACCAGATGGAATTGAAAATTCCACAGTTTTTAACTTTGGAATATTCATTAAGGCTCTTCAGTCTCGGGTTGTGGAAACAAGAGATTTTCCATATAAGTTTTCTTATTGCTTTTGGTGGGGTCTGCGAAATATTAG tTCTCTGGGTTCAAACCTTGATACAAGCCCTTTCATTGGAGAGGTTCTGTTTGCTGTCTTTATTTCCATATTTGGattgatattattttcattacttGTTGGCAATATGCAG AAATATCTGCAAAATCTGCAATCCATAGCTGCTAGAATTGAAgaggaaagagagaaaaggaaaaacactGAGCTGTGGATGTCCCACCGCATCCTTCCTGAGCACCTGAGGATTCGGATTAGGCAGTATAGACagtacaaatggaaaaaaaccaAGGGTGTTGACGAAAATGGGCTTATCAATGACCTTCCGAAGGACCTCCGAAGAGACATAAAGCGGCATCTCCGTTTGGCTCTACTTATGAGA atgCCAGTGTTTGAAAGATTTGATGAGCTACTGTTGGATGCAATTTGTGATCGCCTCAAGCCAGTTCTTTATACAGAAGGTAGCTACATTGTCCGTGAGGGGGATCCAATTGATGAAATGCTCTTTATCGTGCGAGGCAAACTAAGAAGCATAAGCACAGATGGTGGAAGAACTGGCTTCCTCAACTTAATTTATCTTGAGGCTGGTGATTTCTATGGAGAAGAGCTTCTTCCATGGGCCTTGGAGTCCCAGTCCTCTCCATTTCACCCCATCTCAACCAGAACCATAAGTGCCGTAACAGAGGTTGAAGCCTCTGCTCTAACGGCTCATGACTTGAAGTCTCTGATCTCCTATCACTTCTCGCATCCTCTTCCCAGAAAGCAGCTTGTGCAGAGTCTCAG GTTGTGGTCACAGAAGTGGAGGACATGGGCTGCCTGTTTTATACAAGTAGCTTGGTGGCGTTACCAGAAGAGGAAGCAAAATAAGGCCTTACAGGAGGCAGAAGACAGGTTGCGAGATGCTTTGTCGAAAGCAGTAGGCACCTCTACAACCTTGGGCGCCACTAATTATGCATCGAGGTTTGCTGCCAATATGTTACGAATCTTGAGGCGCAATGGTGGTAGCAGAGCCAGATTGCCACAAAGATCATGGTTCGCGCTGCCTCCTAAGCCACGTGATCCCCAGCTTACCATCTGA